In one Mucilaginibacter ginsenosidivorax genomic region, the following are encoded:
- a CDS encoding SusD/RagB family nutrient-binding outer membrane lipoprotein, producing MATRNKIFITLMLLVGLLAGSCKKWVDVNYDPSQVSDQNATPDYILPVLFTKMALSVDNQSGMNEWMGYWAWPYHDANDPQTTYDIQDVSKFPGLEDPFISLVLFEQNSKKNNQPFYWGIAKFLKAFYYSNAVDIYNDIPYTEAFRSDIRTPRYDKGQFIYEDLMVQLDSALTLIKGAPQGNALHISDADIMCHGNKDKWYRIINTLKLRLLIHQANRSERQTYIQKEIAKIVQSGYGFLQSGEDADVNPGYTDQKPSIYFQWNSAFDVTVRNYTSSNTYGLLPAWTRACANTTAMDLLKGNRDPRLQFFYNPITTPLPPGANEPFVQLDSASYRGNRFGLTIDQGIYPYQGSDYVSQVGGVQTRGVIVSPLSTGIIKGYNMNDFIITSVESAFLQAEAVQRGWLGGSAETAYQTAVKESFRWLNVGGNNTNPQLSDDIFNKWYADESGHGNSNVSWNAAPDKYKLIMFQKYMALNGINPIESYTDYRRNGRFPAIPVSYNNLKINNNMPIRSPYPYTEYAQNAEHVKAEGDINIFTSKIWWMP from the coding sequence ATGGCTACAAGAAATAAAATTTTCATTACATTAATGCTTCTCGTTGGTCTGCTGGCCGGAAGCTGTAAAAAATGGGTCGATGTTAATTATGACCCTTCGCAGGTGAGTGACCAAAACGCTACACCTGACTATATTTTGCCAGTGCTATTCACTAAGATGGCCCTCTCAGTGGATAATCAGAGTGGAATGAACGAATGGATGGGGTACTGGGCCTGGCCATATCACGACGCCAACGATCCCCAGACTACTTACGACATTCAGGATGTCTCCAAATTTCCTGGCCTGGAAGACCCATTTATCAGCCTCGTATTGTTTGAACAGAATTCAAAGAAGAACAATCAGCCATTTTATTGGGGCATTGCGAAGTTTTTAAAAGCCTTTTACTACAGCAACGCCGTTGATATATATAATGATATCCCGTATACCGAAGCCTTTAGATCTGACATCCGAACCCCACGTTATGATAAGGGACAATTTATCTATGAAGATTTGATGGTTCAGCTTGACAGCGCCCTTACCCTGATCAAGGGTGCACCACAGGGAAATGCGCTTCATATAAGTGATGCGGATATCATGTGCCATGGCAATAAAGATAAATGGTATCGCATCATAAATACCCTTAAATTGAGGCTCCTGATACACCAGGCTAACCGCAGCGAGCGTCAAACTTATATTCAGAAGGAAATTGCCAAGATCGTACAAAGTGGCTATGGTTTTTTGCAAAGTGGCGAAGATGCGGATGTTAATCCCGGTTATACCGATCAGAAGCCTTCCATTTACTTCCAGTGGAATTCAGCATTTGACGTTACTGTCAGAAATTATACGTCCTCCAATACTTACGGACTTCTGCCGGCATGGACGAGGGCTTGTGCAAATACAACAGCTATGGATCTCTTAAAGGGCAACAGAGATCCCCGACTCCAGTTTTTTTATAACCCAATTACTACGCCATTGCCGCCAGGGGCCAATGAACCTTTCGTACAGCTGGATTCCGCATCCTACAGGGGTAATCGTTTTGGCTTAACAATAGATCAGGGAATATACCCTTATCAGGGAAGTGACTATGTGTCACAAGTTGGTGGAGTCCAGACAAGGGGCGTAATTGTTAGCCCTTTATCAACCGGAATCATTAAAGGCTATAATATGAATGATTTTATTATCACCAGTGTGGAAAGTGCATTTCTCCAGGCTGAGGCTGTACAGCGGGGTTGGCTTGGAGGTAGTGCAGAAACAGCCTACCAAACGGCAGTAAAAGAATCTTTCCGATGGCTAAACGTCGGCGGGAACAATACAAATCCACAACTTTCGGATGATATATTCAACAAATGGTACGCTGATGAATCTGGTCATGGAAACAGCAATGTATCTTGGAATGCCGCCCCTGACAAATACAAATTGATCATGTTTCAGAAATACATGGCGCTAAATGGCATCAATCCGATAGAATCCTATACCGATTATCGTCGTAACGGACGCTTCCCAGCAATTCCTGTTTCTTATAACAACCTGAAAATAAATAATAATATGCCAATTCGATCTCCTTATCCATATACAGAGTATGCACAGAATGCAGAGCACGTCAAGGCCGAGGGGGATATTAACATATTTACTAGCAAGATTTGGTGGATGCCATAA
- a CDS encoding SusC/RagA family TonB-linked outer membrane protein, producing the protein MRLNPDGKQLPVTRAADWRRIITFLLTFAFLQVAASSRGQHINLSLKGVPLSKVFDEISRQSGVSIIYNEDLLKSVGMVSIIAKDLSIEDAISLAVKGKGLKYQVEGKVIYIQKIDVKETSSQSPSNQDQSNDKVTVRGTVKNEKGELIVGATVQVKNSQRVVVTDEKGNFEITDIDDNAILVISNVGMASQEIKIKGITTFNIIMHNKVSTLNEVVVTAFGVERSSKEIGYSTATVKGEDLTKGNTGNLLSGLSGRVSGLNIATQSADMTPQMQVLLRGIRSFSTTSNNQPLFILNGSPLSFGSDQNSANLILDFINNINPNDIDKVTVLKGANATALYGPEGVNGVIIITTKKGQKGKPIINFRSAVTFQRIDYRANKYEQHDYGSGTGQVDQNGNGVFSGTANNGWGPRYNGSLVKIGRPDENGQFQEVTYNHKNDYRQFFNVASTVQNNLSISQGDENSNFYLGMAYNTQRGVLPGDKRNTINAFLAAGRKLGIFEAQYQVNFARELSDLGPENFGPSGPTYIPFSKYKNYTNYEWADNNHYWSDADYQSPYQAIAGDRSHKTQNSAVISLSLTAKPLPWLTIRDNPGIVLANIYSKRTTAPVNFSDWAKQNGGFFRNFDLLARLDEDNLTNSSVNNQLLITTLNKSGDFDFRNLIGNTIDENRYKDVSGQSSGLSIPVYNLAFSAQYPNATERYVLSRRYSFFASSSIGYKQRAFLELTARNDWDSKRAAAGRGKDLYIGGNVSVLMKESVKALQRLSWLSFLQLRGAVTTTANMNIQPFQSERTLETAAYYNYPYTTPSGGGLVGFNYIPGNPNPNLKPEKILSLEGGFAARLFKDFLSINFAWYWQHNNGVITESGTSWLSGSPTIDNLGVLNNTGYEVDLNLNSILKHPNGFDINAGFHIAMNSNKVIKLAPDYNGVYVVSRPGGRDGLMGVVAREGHQAFEYWLYDYKRDAQGRVIIDSSTGYPISDLQTPVYKGTTTPKYVGGLTLNFTYKKFALSTLSEYNIGGQHYFSRAENMTRAGLHVLTEYNGRQSFVFPNSVYLDANGKSIPNTSIKTLDANSFLYNTVANASANFLTNSSFFKVKEVVLNYEQIVKSKTIKKLNIGIYGRNLFNFYAKNNIYGDPQLIKGPGRFDSDPVASNSVYGNNSQGIAPNAGSSNSTPSGVLEYGVILSTNF; encoded by the coding sequence ATGAGATTAAACCCTGATGGGAAACAGCTTCCCGTAACGCGCGCTGCAGATTGGCGGCGGATTATTACATTTCTTCTGACATTTGCATTCCTACAGGTTGCTGCGAGCAGTCGCGGACAGCACATCAACCTTTCCTTAAAGGGTGTCCCTCTTTCGAAAGTTTTTGATGAGATTTCGAGACAGTCGGGGGTTTCCATTATTTATAACGAGGATCTCCTAAAAAGCGTGGGTATGGTTTCTATCATAGCAAAAGATTTAAGCATCGAAGATGCCATCTCTCTTGCAGTAAAAGGCAAAGGCCTTAAATACCAGGTTGAGGGAAAAGTTATATATATCCAAAAAATTGACGTCAAAGAAACTTCTTCTCAATCCCCTTCCAACCAAGACCAATCAAATGATAAGGTTACTGTCAGAGGAACGGTGAAAAATGAGAAGGGCGAATTAATTGTTGGAGCCACGGTTCAGGTCAAAAACTCCCAGCGGGTTGTCGTTACAGATGAAAAAGGAAACTTTGAAATTACGGATATAGATGATAATGCAATCCTTGTCATTTCAAACGTAGGAATGGCATCCCAGGAAATAAAAATCAAAGGGATAACAACTTTTAATATCATTATGCATAACAAAGTAAGTACGCTCAATGAGGTTGTTGTAACTGCTTTTGGTGTGGAAAGATCATCAAAGGAAATAGGCTATAGTACAGCCACAGTTAAGGGAGAGGACCTAACGAAAGGTAATACGGGTAATTTACTCAGCGGATTATCAGGGCGTGTATCAGGTTTAAATATTGCCACCCAAAGCGCTGATATGACACCACAGATGCAGGTATTGCTTAGAGGTATCCGGTCTTTCTCAACCACAAGTAATAACCAGCCTTTATTCATCCTAAACGGATCGCCGCTTTCCTTTGGCTCTGACCAGAATTCGGCAAATTTAATTCTTGACTTTATCAATAACATAAACCCTAACGATATCGACAAAGTAACTGTACTTAAAGGAGCGAATGCAACTGCACTATATGGCCCGGAAGGGGTTAATGGAGTAATCATTATCACTACGAAAAAAGGCCAAAAGGGTAAGCCGATCATTAATTTCCGGAGTGCGGTAACTTTTCAACGCATTGATTACAGAGCGAACAAATACGAACAACATGATTACGGAAGTGGAACAGGACAGGTAGACCAGAACGGAAATGGCGTATTCAGTGGAACTGCAAACAACGGTTGGGGACCAAGATATAACGGAAGCCTGGTTAAAATTGGCCGTCCTGACGAAAACGGACAATTCCAGGAGGTGACCTATAATCATAAAAATGACTATCGTCAATTCTTCAATGTTGCATCTACCGTCCAAAACAATTTGTCGATTTCCCAGGGAGATGAGAATTCAAATTTTTACCTCGGAATGGCCTATAACACTCAGAGAGGTGTTTTGCCGGGGGATAAGCGCAATACAATAAACGCGTTTTTAGCAGCTGGCAGAAAGCTGGGTATTTTTGAGGCACAATACCAGGTAAATTTCGCACGTGAACTGAGCGATTTAGGTCCGGAGAATTTTGGCCCCTCTGGCCCTACCTATATTCCTTTTTCAAAATACAAGAATTATACAAATTATGAGTGGGCAGATAACAATCATTATTGGTCCGACGCGGACTACCAAAGTCCATATCAGGCCATTGCAGGTGATCGATCCCATAAAACTCAAAATTCCGCGGTTATCAGTTTAAGCTTGACGGCTAAGCCATTACCATGGCTCACCATACGAGACAATCCCGGTATTGTTCTAGCTAATATTTATTCCAAACGTACTACAGCACCGGTTAATTTCTCAGATTGGGCAAAACAGAACGGTGGCTTTTTTAGGAATTTTGACCTTCTCGCGAGGCTAGATGAAGACAACCTGACAAATTCCTCAGTTAATAACCAGTTGTTGATTACAACTCTTAATAAATCAGGGGATTTTGATTTCAGAAATTTGATCGGTAATACGATTGACGAAAACCGTTATAAAGATGTTAGCGGTCAGTCCAGCGGTTTGTCCATTCCTGTTTACAATCTTGCATTTTCTGCCCAATACCCAAATGCCACTGAACGCTATGTACTTTCACGCCGGTATTCTTTTTTTGCATCATCCTCCATCGGCTATAAACAAAGAGCATTTCTCGAACTTACAGCACGCAATGACTGGGACTCCAAACGGGCTGCAGCGGGAAGGGGAAAAGACCTTTATATAGGCGGTAACGTATCTGTTTTGATGAAAGAATCGGTAAAGGCTTTGCAGCGCCTGTCTTGGTTATCTTTTTTGCAACTCCGTGGCGCTGTCACGACCACTGCAAACATGAATATACAACCTTTCCAGTCTGAACGAACTTTAGAAACGGCGGCTTATTATAACTATCCTTACACTACTCCGTCAGGCGGCGGATTAGTCGGGTTCAATTATATTCCAGGAAATCCTAACCCGAACCTGAAACCTGAGAAAATTTTAAGTCTGGAAGGTGGTTTTGCGGCAAGGTTATTTAAGGATTTCCTTTCCATCAATTTCGCCTGGTATTGGCAACACAACAATGGTGTGATTACAGAGTCGGGTACATCCTGGCTTAGTGGTTCGCCTACCATTGACAATCTGGGTGTACTGAATAATACCGGATATGAGGTTGACCTTAACCTGAACTCCATTTTAAAACATCCAAACGGTTTTGATATTAATGCCGGTTTTCACATTGCCATGAATAGTAATAAAGTGATAAAATTAGCGCCGGACTACAATGGAGTCTATGTTGTTTCGCGTCCTGGAGGACGAGACGGATTAATGGGTGTAGTCGCACGCGAGGGGCATCAGGCATTTGAATATTGGCTATATGATTACAAAAGGGATGCACAGGGCAGGGTCATCATCGATTCATCCACCGGCTACCCCATCTCAGACCTGCAAACCCCAGTCTATAAAGGAACGACGACCCCCAAATATGTTGGAGGGCTTACCCTGAATTTTACCTATAAAAAATTCGCCTTATCAACGCTTAGTGAATATAATATCGGAGGTCAGCATTATTTCTCCCGTGCAGAAAATATGACCAGAGCAGGTCTTCACGTTCTGACAGAATATAACGGCCGTCAATCCTTTGTATTCCCGAATTCGGTTTACCTGGATGCTAATGGGAAATCTATACCGAATACCAGTATCAAAACATTGGATGCTAATAGCTTCCTGTACAACACTGTTGCAAATGCGAGTGCAAATTTTTTAACCAATTCGAGCTTTTTCAAGGTGAAGGAAGTAGTTCTCAATTATGAACAGATTGTCAAGAGTAAGACGATCAAAAAATTGAATATAGGGATATATGGACGAAATCTATTCAACTTCTATGCAAAAAATAACATATACGGCGACCCACAGCTTATAAAGGGACCAGGCAGGTTCGACTCTGACCCTGTAGCGAGTAATTCAGTATATGGGAATAATTCGCAGGGAATAGCTCCCAACGCGGGTTCAAGCAATAGTACCCCTTCAGGCGTACTAGAGTATGGCGTTATTCTATCCACTAATTTTTAA
- a CDS encoding FecR family protein, with product MKSKKYGSDYYIYIGHLIYREFEGDKLSPNEQEDLLDWFRESEDSLVLYNELKNRKHVIENLNELNAQYNTEKAIHQVFAALGINDGNKFRYRNRFRFQKAIAAAAAILIFIGGGIFLFRQSSHNAGKQEALLNSSKEITNHNKAILTLANGSKVILDSAKNGQVSKQGNATIIKQNGNLLYHKGVGDDPVVYNTLTTPKGGQFHIVLPDGSNVWLNAASSITYPTVFKGNERRIRLTGEAYFEVTHNRLRPFIVSSGSTAIKVLGTKFNVMAYSDEAQRRTTLVEGRVDVSNGISHQIIRPGQQAITSNRSPSVIIDDKADIEEALAWREGFFKFKNTDIKTIMREVSRWYDIDVEYTAPNLPDHFGGRIDRKIKIEDLIKLLEGNGIYHYRLVGRKLYVLL from the coding sequence TTGAAAAGTAAAAAATACGGATCAGATTATTATATATACATAGGCCACTTAATCTATAGGGAATTCGAAGGAGATAAATTATCGCCCAATGAGCAGGAAGACCTCCTGGATTGGTTTCGGGAAAGTGAGGATAGCCTTGTCCTTTATAACGAACTTAAAAACCGGAAGCATGTAATTGAAAACTTGAATGAGCTAAATGCGCAATACAATACCGAAAAAGCGATTCATCAGGTTTTTGCTGCTCTCGGAATTAATGACGGTAATAAATTTCGATATAGAAACCGATTTCGTTTTCAAAAAGCAATTGCAGCCGCCGCAGCAATTCTCATCTTTATTGGAGGTGGCATTTTCCTGTTCAGGCAAAGTTCTCACAATGCAGGAAAACAGGAGGCTTTATTAAATTCTTCTAAGGAAATAACAAATCACAACAAGGCCATACTTACCCTCGCAAATGGCAGCAAAGTTATTCTTGATTCAGCCAAAAACGGACAGGTAAGCAAGCAGGGTAATGCTACAATAATAAAACAAAACGGTAATCTGCTATATCATAAAGGCGTTGGTGATGATCCCGTTGTATATAATACACTAACTACGCCAAAGGGCGGCCAGTTTCATATAGTTCTTCCCGATGGAAGTAACGTATGGTTAAACGCCGCTTCATCGATTACCTATCCTACCGTTTTTAAAGGAAACGAACGCCGCATTAGACTTACTGGAGAGGCTTATTTTGAAGTAACCCATAACAGGCTGCGTCCATTTATCGTTAGCTCCGGCAGTACTGCCATAAAAGTGCTTGGAACAAAGTTTAACGTAATGGCCTATTCTGATGAAGCTCAGCGACGCACCACACTCGTGGAGGGTCGAGTTGATGTTAGCAACGGCATTTCCCATCAAATAATTCGGCCAGGACAACAAGCCATTACCTCCAACAGAAGTCCGTCCGTTATTATCGACGACAAAGCTGACATAGAGGAGGCACTAGCGTGGCGTGAAGGATTTTTCAAATTTAAAAATACCGATATCAAAACGATAATGAGGGAAGTCTCCAGGTGGTATGATATCGATGTTGAATATACTGCTCCCAATTTACCAGACCACTTTGGTGGCAGGATTGATCGGAAAATTAAAATTGAGGATCTGATAAAACTGCTGGAAGGAAACGGGATATATCACTACCGGCTAGTTGGCCGGAAACTATATGTCCTGCTGTAA
- a CDS encoding RNA polymerase sigma factor — protein sequence MVNTPRNNKSIESDLFIRLTKGDSSALEDLMKAYFPMLCRYAEHFTHDPSMAEDIVQESFIRYWQSGGAFKNLDGVKAFLFTVTKNGALNSIRGRKREEDKLLNAARLESLAVDSIDGEIVKLEFLAEINLFVQQLPEKMKEVFLLSFEEGLTIEEISNKLNISRKTVRNQKYNSLVLLRKQFGHLGIPLLLVITKTLK from the coding sequence ATGGTTAACACACCCCGAAATAATAAAAGTATTGAAAGCGATCTTTTTATTCGCCTGACTAAAGGAGATTCCTCCGCATTGGAGGATCTAATGAAAGCATATTTTCCTATGTTGTGCCGTTATGCCGAACATTTTACACATGACCCGTCTATGGCAGAGGATATTGTTCAGGAATCATTTATTCGTTATTGGCAGTCAGGCGGGGCTTTTAAAAATTTGGACGGTGTTAAAGCTTTCCTATTCACTGTTACTAAAAATGGAGCACTAAATTCGATTAGGGGACGGAAAAGGGAAGAAGATAAATTATTAAATGCAGCTCGTTTGGAAAGCCTTGCCGTTGATAGCATCGATGGTGAAATCGTGAAACTTGAATTCCTGGCAGAGATTAACCTTTTTGTTCAGCAATTGCCTGAAAAAATGAAAGAGGTTTTCCTACTGAGTTTTGAGGAAGGGCTAACTATCGAAGAAATATCAAATAAGCTTAACATTAGTCGTAAAACTGTACGTAACCAAAAGTATAATTCCTTAGTATTACTCCGAAAACAATTTGGCCATCTTGGAATTCCGCTACTTTTGGTCATTACAAAAACACTGAAATAA
- a CDS encoding DUF420 domain-containing protein produces the protein MSIKNYKTLTWILTIAINGLIALSFFLPKFSSLKAYNFSVLPQLNAVLNGLTFISLIFALIAIKRKNMSIHKLFIFLAFSFTSFFLISYLIYHFTTPSTKYSGSDLFRYIYYFILLTHILLAIIIVPLALISIGLGLNNKIVEHRKITRWSMPIWLYVSLTGVIVYLMISPFYLK, from the coding sequence ATGTCAATCAAAAATTACAAAACACTCACTTGGATCTTAACAATTGCCATTAACGGCTTAATCGCATTGTCCTTCTTCTTGCCCAAATTTAGTTCCCTAAAAGCCTATAATTTTTCAGTGTTACCACAACTTAATGCGGTACTCAACGGACTCACTTTTATTTCACTAATTTTTGCTTTGATTGCCATTAAACGAAAGAATATGTCCATTCACAAGCTATTTATATTCTTAGCTTTTTCCTTCACTTCCTTTTTCCTAATCTCATACTTAATATATCATTTCACTACGCCTTCAACCAAATATAGTGGAAGTGATCTTTTTAGATATATCTACTATTTCATTTTATTAACTCATATTCTTCTTGCTATCATAATTGTACCACTGGCGCTAATATCGATTGGCCTTGGACTAAATAATAAAATAGTGGAACACCGCAAAATAACCAGATGGTCAATGCCGATCTGGCTATACGTAAGTTTAACTGGTGTAATAGTCTACCTGATGATATCCCCTTTTTATTTAAAATGA